Below is a genomic region from Rosa chinensis cultivar Old Blush chromosome 5, RchiOBHm-V2, whole genome shotgun sequence.
GCTCCTGAGATTGAAGGCTATAatattagggtttcagggttagggcttcgtgctaataacgtgttttagagaaacgagaattgagataaaattgttgtatattctcattgataatagggtcCTCCTTacatagaggattacaatgcatagaatccgaatcatacaaggaaatgtaatcatacattgaataggaatatctagattcttctaattaagccctattaccactaagtcaagtaacctagagtttgggccagacacacaaatagagatttatttgaacaaaaataaatttgcAGCAAATAAACACTTCTCCATAAAATTCTGGTCACACACCTAAAGCTCCAAGACATACCCAATATCTCCACACTTCCCGGAGAAATGAAGGCATTGCACAGTGGATTGCCAACCCACCTAAATTTACGACTTTGCCACTCCACCCAGCCCTCCCTAAAACCCCAAATACTTGTTCTTCTTCCACGCTTCCCATCTCTCCAAACCCCAACGTTTCACTCAACTTCCCTCAAATTGACCGCCTCTTTCTCATCTGGGTCTGCAAGCAAAGCATCAATGGCAGCTTCTGCCCCCTCCACGGAGGCAGAGACCAAACCCTTCTCTGTCCTCTTTGTGTGCTTGGGCAACATCTGCAGAAGCCCAGCTGCCGAAGGAGTCTTCACGGACTTGGTCAAGAAAAGGGGTCTGGAATCCAAGTTCAAGATTGACTCTGCTGGCACCATTAATTACCATGAGGTATGACTTTAGATTCGACTATTACCGCGGTTTTAGTTTCTGATGCTGTAAATGTTTGTTGGAGTCAGTTTGTTTAAGGTAGTTGTGTTTGTTGGGGTTAAAAAGGGAAATCAAGCGGACCCAAGAATGAGGGCAGCGGCTAAAAGGCGTGGGATTGAGATAACATCTTTGTCCAGGCCAATCAAGCTGCCTGATTTTCGAGATTTTGATGTTATTCTTGCAATGGACAAGCAAAACCGAGGTGTGtgattattattatatatgggAGTCCAAGAATTATAACATTGGTTTGGTTCAGTTGTCTTGAAAATGGATCATCCCTTTATGATTTTTATACAGAAATCTTGATACGTATTTGTATTCGGCATAGTTGATTAACTTGGGGTGTTGATATTGGCTGTAGCTGATATTTTGGAGGCATTTAATCGGTGGAAATTTAGAGAACCACTACCTGAGGATGCTTATAAAAAGGTTTGTAGCATGTATTCAGTACATGAATTGGTATGGTTTTGATTATTCTTATATGGTTATTGATGATGCAGGTCAAGTTAATGTGTTCTTATTGTAAGAAACACGATGAAACTGAAGTGCCGGATCCTTATTATG
It encodes:
- the LOC112164515 gene encoding putative low molecular weight protein-tyrosine-phosphatase slr0328, whose protein sequence is MKALHSGLPTHLNLRLCHSTQPSLKPQILVLLPRFPSLQTPTFHSTSLKLTASFSSGSASKASMAASAPSTEAETKPFSVLFVCLGNICRSPAAEGVFTDLVKKRGLESKFKIDSAGTINYHEGNQADPRMRAAAKRRGIEITSLSRPIKLPDFRDFDVILAMDKQNRADILEAFNRWKFREPLPEDAYKKVKLMCSYCKKHDETEVPDPYYGGPQGFEKVLDLLEDACESLLDSILAENKHTLDS